A stretch of DNA from Nitrosopumilus zosterae:
TACAGAAAGGACAATTACGTACACATTTACAAAAAACAGTGGAGACATTAAAAGCTGCAAAAATGACACCGATTACAACTTTTATGATTGGTAATATGCATGAAAATATCAATGATTTGATGGAAACGGTAGATTTTTGGATTGAAAATGGAGCTGAAATTGATCCATTTATTTGTACACCATATGTAGGAAGTCCAATATTTTATGATAACAAAGACTATTTGTTACAACAATACGATACCAAACTAAAACTTGTAGCAGAAGGACATGCTAAAGTTGATGATAAAACTTTACAAAAATGGAAATTATCAGCGTTAGATAAATTTATGACCGAATGTGGAGATGCGACAAAATATACAGCTACAGTAAGCCAATACTTTACAATTCCAGAATTATTTGCATTAAAAGAATTTATGTATAAACACGATACAACAAGAATGTTACAAATGGCACATCAAAAATTTGATGAAACAGGATTAGAACAATGGAAACATGACGACAAATGGAATAAATATTGTGAAGTGTGCAAGGCCAAAGAGGAATTATCTCTAAAAATTTCTTCATAAATTAAGGAAATATTTTTTGAGAGTTAATTGTTTGTAACATTTTTACTATATCATAATTTGAAACAATTTTGGGATTGTAATCAAGATGTTTTCTATCAAACTGTATAAGGTTTGCAGCTTCACTCAAATTTTGAGTTAATTGAATTGGTTCAAAATCCAATTTAAAAACCAAATCTTTAAACCGTTTATAAAATTGAGAGTTATTGAATTGGTGAGCAATAGTAGTGGTAAATGCTAATGCATGACCATGTGAATAACCTTCATTTGAAAAAACGTATGATAGTGCATGACCCAATGTTGTTGATGAATTTCCAAATCCTAAACCTGAAAGCATGGAACCATATGCTAAATTTGATAAGTTATTGCTAAGTATTGCATTTTCTAAAATATTAAATGCTTTTAAACACAAAAATTTTGTGAATGTATTTGCAAGTTTACTGTCATATGCTTCTGAACATTGTGCACATGCATCTATTGCAGAATTTTTGATTACTTTGTCTGATGCAGAATTTAAAAAGAAAGGATCTACAATTGCAACATCAGCTAATAATTCATCAGCATGAAAACTTATTTTTTTACCATCTATTTTTAAAACTGAAATTCTTGTTACTTCACTTCCACTTCCAAAAGTAGTAGGAATTAAAATTTTAGGTTTTTTTAATTTAAATGCAACATATTTTGCCACATCTAAAGAGCTGCCTCCCCCAATTCCTATTATTGAAGAATAATTATGAGTAAATTTTGAGAGAATTTTAGTTACTGTGTTCATTGAAGGGTTTGATTCAACCGAATCAAAAACTTCATAATTTTTGATTTTTAAATAATCAATCCATCCACGTGATATTGCTCCTGATGAGGTTATAACTAACGTGTTTTCTGGATAAGAAAATTGACAGCAGGAATTTTTTCCAAAAATAATTTTTTTAGGTTGACGTATAGTATACAATTAACGATACATATTTTCGAATATGCTTTATAAGTA
This window harbors:
- a CDS encoding iron-containing alcohol dehydrogenase; its protein translation is MYTIRQPKKIIFGKNSCCQFSYPENTLVITSSGAISRGWIDYLKIKNYEVFDSVESNPSMNTVTKILSKFTHNYSSIIGIGGGSSLDVAKYVAFKLKKPKILIPTTFGSGSEVTRISVLKIDGKKISFHADELLADVAIVDPFFLNSASDKVIKNSAIDACAQCSEAYDSKLANTFTKFLCLKAFNILENAILSNNLSNLAYGSMLSGLGFGNSSTTLGHALSYVFSNEGYSHGHALAFTTTIAHQFNNSQFYKRFKDLVFKLDFEPIQLTQNLSEAANLIQFDRKHLDYNPKIVSNYDIVKMLQTINSQKIFP